One window of the Allosaccharopolyspora coralli genome contains the following:
- a CDS encoding HIT family protein, protein MTSEPHTDPAPVPEPELTEQEGVGVSDALQRLWTPHRMAYILGENKPDSDSSDGCPFCRVLDSEQADEDTLVVARGELVFAILNLYPYNPGHLMVLPYRHVADYTELTPEETVAVAEFTQQAMRVIRSVSAPHGFNIGLNQGPVAGAGIAAHLHQHIVPRWGGDSNFMPVIGHTKVLPQLLGDTRSMLAEAWTRT, encoded by the coding sequence GTGACCTCGGAACCGCACACCGACCCGGCGCCCGTGCCGGAGCCGGAACTGACCGAGCAGGAAGGCGTCGGGGTCTCCGACGCCTTGCAACGGCTGTGGACGCCGCACCGGATGGCCTACATCCTCGGCGAGAACAAGCCGGACAGCGACAGCAGCGACGGGTGCCCGTTCTGCCGTGTTCTGGACTCCGAACAGGCCGACGAGGACACGCTCGTCGTGGCCCGTGGCGAGCTGGTCTTCGCGATCCTCAATCTGTATCCGTACAACCCTGGCCACCTGATGGTGCTGCCGTATCGGCATGTCGCCGACTACACGGAGCTCACGCCGGAGGAGACCGTCGCGGTCGCGGAGTTCACCCAGCAAGCGATGCGGGTGATCCGATCGGTCTCGGCGCCGCACGGTTTCAACATCGGCCTCAACCAGGGGCCGGTCGCGGGGGCAGGCATCGCCGCGCATCTGCACCAGCACATCGTGCCGCGCTGGGGCGGGGATTCGAACTTCATGCCGGTGATCGGCCACACGAAGGTGCTGCCGCAGCTGCTGGGGGACACCCGCTCCATGCTGGCCGAAGCCTGGACACGGACTTAG
- a CDS encoding YceI family protein, whose protein sequence is MTTATEIPGYVAGTWDIDAVHSHLEFTLRHLGVGRSRGRFDRLQGEIVTAADPLESSVTATIDTASVNTGNGDRDEHVRQADFLDVATHPTATFRSTAVRPSGEDYVLDGELTLHGVTRPVSLDVEFGGIADNGNGGSMLGLSATTTLDRTEFGVGPDGGAMLGEKVKLVLEIEAHLRG, encoded by the coding sequence TTGACCACCGCCACCGAGATCCCCGGCTATGTCGCCGGCACCTGGGACATCGACGCGGTCCACTCCCACCTCGAGTTCACCCTGCGTCACCTCGGGGTCGGGCGCTCGCGCGGGCGGTTCGACCGTCTGCAGGGCGAGATCGTCACCGCCGCGGACCCGCTCGAGTCCTCGGTGACCGCCACCATCGACACCGCGTCGGTCAACACCGGCAACGGCGACCGCGACGAGCACGTGCGCCAGGCCGACTTCCTCGACGTCGCCACCCACCCCACCGCCACGTTCCGCTCCACCGCGGTGCGCCCCAGCGGCGAGGACTACGTGCTCGACGGGGAACTGACGCTGCACGGCGTGACCCGCCCCGTCTCGCTCGACGTCGAGTTCGGCGGCATCGCCGACAACGGCAACGGCGGCTCGATGCTCGGCCTGTCCGCCACGACCACCCTCGACCGCACCGAGTTCGGCGTCGGCCCGGACGGTGGCGCGATGCTGGGCGAGAAGGTCAAGCTCGTCCTGGAGATCGAAGCCCACCTGCGCGGCTGA
- the thrS gene encoding threonine--tRNA ligase, with protein MKVPAGTTAGDVVRQAELPSQGEDAIVVVRDADGELRDLAWAPESDTEVEAVAAGTEAGRSVIRHSAAHLLAQAVQDLFSDAKLGIGPPVKDGFYYDFDVERPFTPEDLQALEKRMKQLAKSGQKFSRRTLDSIEAAREELADEPYKLELVDLKSDSEEVDTSEVMEVGAGDLTVYDNVDRHGEVVWGDLCRGPHVPHTRFIPAFKLTRVAAAYWRGDQNNQQLQRVYGTAWESKDKLDEHLEWLAEAERRDHRRLGAELDLFSFPEEVGSGLPVFHPKGGIIRREMEDYSRRRHEEAGYEFVNSPHITKSALFETSGHLSWYKDGMFPAMHLDEERNADGEITKPGQDYYLKPMNCPFHNLIYRSRGRSYRELPLRLFEFGSVYRYEKSGVVHGLTRVRGMTQDDAHIYCMPAQLQDELKSLLEFVLDLLRDYGLEDFYLELSTRNDEKYVGDDESWRIATEALREAAESSGLELVPDPGGAAFYGPKVSVQAKDALGRSWQMSTIQVDYHLPELFDLEFTAPDGSKQRPIKIHRALFGSIERFFGVLTEHYAGAFPAWLAPVQVVGIPIADEHVPHLQQVQKTLRGNGIRMDVDVSDDRMQKKIRNHTTQKVPFLLLAGGKDVEAGAVSFRFRDGTQINGVPVESAVGALQRWIGRRENASPTEENVQAELA; from the coding sequence CTGAAGGTTCCGGCGGGCACGACGGCCGGCGACGTCGTGCGTCAGGCGGAACTGCCCTCCCAGGGCGAGGACGCGATCGTGGTCGTGCGCGACGCCGACGGCGAGCTGCGCGATCTGGCCTGGGCCCCGGAGTCCGACACCGAGGTCGAGGCGGTCGCCGCAGGCACCGAAGCCGGGCGCAGCGTCATCCGGCACTCGGCGGCGCACTTGCTCGCCCAAGCAGTGCAGGACCTGTTCTCCGACGCCAAGCTCGGCATCGGCCCCCCGGTCAAGGACGGCTTCTACTACGACTTCGACGTCGAGCGCCCGTTCACCCCGGAGGATCTGCAGGCGCTGGAGAAGCGCATGAAGCAGCTCGCCAAATCCGGGCAGAAGTTCTCCCGCCGCACGCTGGACTCCATCGAGGCCGCCCGCGAAGAACTGGCAGACGAGCCCTACAAGCTGGAGCTGGTGGACCTCAAGTCGGACTCCGAGGAGGTCGACACGAGCGAGGTCATGGAGGTCGGCGCCGGCGACCTGACCGTCTACGACAACGTCGACCGGCACGGCGAGGTCGTGTGGGGGGACCTCTGCCGGGGACCGCACGTGCCGCACACCCGGTTCATCCCGGCGTTCAAGCTCACCCGCGTGGCCGCCGCCTACTGGCGGGGGGACCAGAACAACCAGCAGTTGCAGCGGGTCTACGGCACCGCGTGGGAGTCGAAGGACAAACTCGACGAGCACCTGGAGTGGCTCGCCGAGGCCGAACGTCGTGATCACCGCAGGCTCGGCGCCGAGCTGGACCTGTTCTCCTTCCCCGAGGAGGTCGGCTCCGGCCTGCCGGTGTTCCACCCCAAGGGCGGCATCATCCGCCGCGAGATGGAGGACTACTCGCGGCGCAGGCACGAGGAGGCGGGCTACGAGTTCGTCAACTCCCCGCACATCACCAAGTCCGCGCTGTTCGAGACCTCGGGTCACCTGAGCTGGTACAAGGACGGCATGTTCCCGGCGATGCACCTGGACGAGGAGCGCAACGCCGACGGGGAGATCACCAAACCGGGGCAGGACTACTACCTCAAGCCGATGAACTGCCCGTTCCACAACCTGATCTACCGTTCGCGCGGGAGGTCCTACCGGGAGCTGCCGCTGCGCTTGTTCGAGTTCGGTTCGGTGTACCGCTACGAGAAGTCCGGTGTGGTGCACGGGTTGACTCGGGTGCGGGGCATGACCCAGGACGACGCGCACATCTACTGCATGCCCGCGCAACTGCAGGACGAACTGAAATCGTTGCTGGAGTTCGTGCTGGACCTGCTGCGCGACTACGGCCTCGAAGACTTCTACCTCGAGCTCTCGACCCGCAACGACGAGAAGTACGTCGGCGACGACGAGAGCTGGCGGATTGCCACCGAGGCGCTGCGCGAGGCGGCCGAGTCCTCGGGGCTGGAACTGGTGCCGGACCCGGGCGGGGCGGCGTTCTACGGCCCGAAGGTCTCGGTGCAGGCCAAGGACGCCCTCGGGCGCAGCTGGCAGATGTCGACCATCCAGGTCGACTACCACCTGCCGGAGCTCTTCGACCTGGAGTTCACCGCCCCGGACGGCAGCAAGCAGCGGCCGATCAAGATCCACCGCGCGCTGTTCGGGTCGATCGAGCGGTTCTTCGGGGTCCTCACCGAGCACTACGCGGGCGCGTTCCCCGCGTGGCTCGCGCCGGTGCAGGTGGTCGGAATCCCGATCGCAGACGAGCACGTGCCGCACCTGCAGCAGGTGCAGAAAACCCTGCGCGGCAACGGCATTCGGATGGACGTCGACGTCAGCGACGACCGGATGCAGAAGAAGATCCGCAACCACACCACGCAGAAGGTCCCGTTCCTGCTGCTGGCGGGCGGTAAGGACGTGGAGGCCGGTGCGGTCTCGTTCCGCTTCCGCGACGGTACCCAGATCAACGGTGTCCCGGTCGAGAGTGCGGTGGGGGCGTTGCAGCGCTGGATCGGGCGGCGAGAGAACGCCTCGCCGACGGAGGAGAACGTACAGGCGGAACTCGCGTGA
- a CDS encoding FAD-dependent oxidoreductase, with protein MTRPLRVAVVGAGPAGVYAADILTKSETAVDIDLFDRMPAPYGLVRYGVAPDHPRIKGIVNALHRVMDKPEIRFLGHVDYGVDLKLEDLRQHYDAVVFSTGATKDRAMDVPGVDLERSHGAADFVHWYDGHPEAPRDWPLESEQVAVIGAGNVALDVARILAKQADDLLSTEIPDNVHQGLKSSTVTDVHLFARRGPAQSKFTPLELRELDHQPGVELIVHPEGFELDEGSEEAIRGSNQVKTIVKTLQDWALRDPKHDTPRRLHFHFLRKPVQIHGEDGVDGLTTEVMELTGDGDVRGTGEFETVPVQSVYRAVGYLSSPLPDIPFDHGTGTVPHEGGRVLDLDGEHMTGVYTTGWIKRGPVGLIGHTKGDALETITNLLADVDADRPAQAPDRESVLQLLDERGVEYTTWDGWNRLDAHERALGETQGRERVKVVPREDMVRISRES; from the coding sequence GTGACCCGCCCGTTGCGCGTCGCCGTTGTCGGCGCAGGCCCGGCCGGCGTCTACGCGGCCGACATCCTGACCAAGTCCGAGACCGCGGTCGACATCGATCTCTTCGACCGGATGCCCGCGCCCTATGGCCTTGTCCGCTACGGAGTCGCTCCCGACCATCCGCGCATCAAGGGCATCGTCAACGCACTGCACCGGGTGATGGACAAGCCGGAGATCCGGTTCCTCGGGCACGTCGACTACGGCGTCGACCTCAAGCTCGAGGACCTGCGCCAGCACTACGACGCCGTGGTGTTCTCCACCGGCGCGACCAAGGACCGCGCGATGGACGTGCCGGGCGTCGACCTGGAACGCAGCCACGGCGCCGCGGACTTCGTGCACTGGTACGACGGTCACCCCGAAGCGCCGCGCGACTGGCCGCTGGAGTCCGAGCAGGTGGCCGTCATCGGCGCGGGCAACGTCGCGCTCGACGTCGCCCGCATCCTGGCCAAGCAGGCCGACGACCTGCTCAGCACCGAGATCCCCGACAACGTGCACCAGGGGCTGAAGTCCTCGACCGTCACCGACGTGCATCTGTTCGCGCGGCGCGGCCCGGCACAGTCGAAGTTCACGCCTCTGGAACTGCGTGAACTCGACCATCAGCCCGGTGTGGAACTGATCGTGCACCCGGAGGGTTTCGAGCTCGACGAGGGCAGCGAGGAAGCGATCCGCGGCTCCAACCAGGTCAAGACGATCGTGAAAACTCTGCAGGACTGGGCGCTGCGGGACCCGAAGCACGACACGCCGCGACGGCTGCACTTCCACTTCCTTCGTAAGCCGGTGCAGATCCACGGCGAGGACGGCGTCGACGGGTTGACCACCGAGGTCATGGAACTCACCGGCGACGGCGACGTCCGGGGAACCGGCGAGTTCGAGACGGTCCCGGTGCAGTCCGTCTACCGCGCCGTGGGCTACCTCAGTTCGCCCTTGCCCGACATCCCGTTCGACCACGGCACCGGCACGGTGCCCCACGAAGGTGGCCGGGTGCTCGACCTCGACGGCGAGCACATGACCGGCGTGTACACCACCGGGTGGATCAAACGTGGCCCGGTGGGGCTCATCGGTCACACCAAGGGCGACGCGCTCGAGACGATCACCAACCTGCTCGCCGACGTCGACGCGGATCGCCCCGCGCAGGCACCGGACCGCGAGAGCGTGCTGCAGCTACTCGACGAGCGCGGGGTCGAATACACCACCTGGGACGGCTGGAACCGCCTCGACGCGCACGAGCGGGCACTCGGCGAAACCCAGGGTCGGGAACGGGTCAAGGTGGTCCCCCGCGAGGACATGGTCCGCATCTCCCGCGAGTCCTGA
- a CDS encoding class I SAM-dependent methyltransferase has product MGIAEVFPRILGEDVDVEFTAYDGSTAGRRGSDVRFEIRSPLAMSHLAAAPGELGLVRAYVTGAVEVHGDMHTALSRFPAIALHDVPVKARWQVAARLAAYRAWWPVTPPVHEYRPHGWRHSKSRDSHAVSYHYDVSNRFYEWVLGPSMAYTCAVYPEASSSLEEAQYTKHDLVARKLGLGSGMRLLDVGCGWGGMVMHAAERYGARALGVTLSRQQARWAQKAIAERGLADLAEVRYLDYRDVEESGFDAISSIGLTEHIGRAHLPEYFGFLHDRLRPGGRVLNHCITRPDGLHDAKAGKFISRYVFPDGELHGPGTLVSAMHDHGLEVRHEENLREHYGMTLRDWCANLEHHWADAVREVGLERARIWRLYMAASRLGFEHNAIQLHQVLGVRPDGTNSAMPLRPTW; this is encoded by the coding sequence ATGGGGATCGCAGAGGTGTTCCCGCGGATTCTGGGTGAGGACGTCGACGTCGAGTTCACCGCCTACGACGGCAGCACGGCCGGGCGGCGCGGCTCCGATGTCCGGTTCGAGATCCGGTCACCGTTGGCGATGTCACATCTCGCGGCGGCCCCGGGAGAACTCGGTCTGGTGCGCGCGTACGTGACCGGCGCAGTGGAAGTGCACGGTGACATGCACACCGCCCTGTCCCGGTTCCCCGCGATCGCCCTGCACGACGTGCCCGTCAAGGCGCGCTGGCAGGTGGCCGCGCGCCTCGCCGCCTACCGGGCGTGGTGGCCGGTGACGCCTCCGGTGCACGAATACCGTCCGCACGGCTGGCGGCACTCGAAGAGCCGCGACAGCCACGCGGTCTCGTACCACTACGACGTGTCGAACCGCTTCTACGAGTGGGTGCTCGGACCGTCGATGGCCTACACCTGCGCGGTCTATCCGGAGGCGAGTTCGTCGCTGGAGGAAGCGCAGTACACCAAGCACGACCTGGTGGCCCGCAAACTCGGTCTGGGCAGCGGGATGCGGCTGCTCGACGTCGGCTGCGGCTGGGGCGGCATGGTGATGCACGCCGCGGAGCGCTACGGGGCGCGGGCTCTGGGAGTGACCTTGTCACGGCAACAGGCGCGGTGGGCGCAGAAGGCGATCGCCGAACGTGGCCTGGCCGACCTGGCCGAGGTGCGGTATCTCGACTACCGCGACGTCGAGGAGAGCGGGTTCGACGCGATCAGTTCGATCGGTCTCACCGAGCACATCGGACGCGCACACCTGCCGGAGTACTTCGGGTTCTTGCACGACCGGCTGCGTCCGGGCGGGCGGGTGCTCAACCACTGCATCACCCGGCCGGACGGGCTGCACGACGCCAAGGCGGGCAAGTTCATCAGCCGGTACGTGTTCCCGGACGGTGAGTTGCACGGGCCGGGCACGCTCGTGTCCGCCATGCACGACCACGGTCTCGAAGTGCGTCACGAGGAGAACCTGCGGGAGCACTACGGGATGACGTTGCGGGACTGGTGCGCGAACCTGGAGCACCACTGGGCCGACGCCGTCCGCGAGGTCGGTCTGGAACGGGCGCGGATCTGGCGGCTCTACATGGCCGCGTCGCGCCTCGGGTTCGAGCACAACGCGATCCAGTTGCACCAGGTGCTCGGCGTGCGCCCGGACGGCACGAACTCGGCGATGCCGCTGCGACCGACGTGGTGA
- a CDS encoding putative RNA methyltransferase, translating into MLQSVVDVLACPHCGQGLAAAEGSLRCPVGHTFDLAKQGYVSLLAGAGTGIDGDDAAMVAARHEVLEAGHYTPVGEHVAREAARVTPAGGAVLDVGAGTGYYLREALAGCPDSPGVALDVSKYACRRAAKADPRIGAVLADAWRALPLLDGSVSTVLNVFAPRHAAEMARVLRPGGHLVVVTPEPRHLVSLVDRLGLITVDERKRQRLDEQLGDRFEPVTSSEVTFGLSLSLGEAEAVAAMGPSARHVAAAELRDRLAELPEPVETTAAVTATTYRLRTSID; encoded by the coding sequence GTGCTGCAAAGCGTGGTGGACGTGCTCGCGTGTCCACACTGCGGGCAGGGGCTCGCCGCGGCGGAGGGGTCACTGCGGTGCCCGGTGGGACATACCTTCGATCTCGCCAAGCAGGGGTACGTGAGCCTGTTGGCCGGTGCGGGCACCGGCATCGACGGGGACGACGCGGCGATGGTCGCCGCGCGTCACGAGGTGCTCGAGGCGGGCCACTACACGCCTGTCGGCGAACACGTGGCCCGCGAAGCGGCCCGGGTGACCCCGGCAGGCGGGGCGGTGCTCGATGTCGGCGCGGGTACCGGCTACTACCTCCGTGAGGCGTTGGCGGGGTGTCCGGACTCGCCGGGTGTGGCGCTCGACGTGTCCAAGTACGCGTGCCGTCGCGCGGCGAAGGCGGATCCGAGGATCGGTGCGGTGCTTGCGGACGCCTGGCGGGCGTTGCCGTTGCTCGACGGTTCGGTGTCGACCGTGCTCAACGTGTTCGCGCCGCGCCATGCGGCGGAAATGGCGCGGGTGCTGCGTCCGGGCGGGCACCTCGTGGTGGTGACGCCCGAGCCGAGACATCTCGTGTCGCTCGTCGACAGGCTCGGTCTGATCACTGTGGACGAGCGCAAACGGCAGCGACTCGACGAGCAGCTCGGCGACCGGTTCGAGCCGGTGACTTCGAGTGAGGTGACGTTCGGGCTCTCGTTGTCCTTGGGTGAGGCGGAGGCCGTCGCCGCGATGGGGCCGAGTGCTCGTCACGTCGCCGCCGCGGAACTGCGTGACCGCCTCGCCGAACTCCCCGAACCCGTCGAGACGACAGCCGCCGTCACGGCCACGACCTACCGTCTCCGCACCAGCATCGACTGA
- a CDS encoding putative bifunctional diguanylate cyclase/phosphodiesterase — MTGGTFERPRREVAEAWTREIFATSFVPMSRVEVVDLLDAALGRLVDAVVLPVSARRAGEQLGSDLVGWHFRTPAALERSVRLLSARLPELIGESPGRDSRIADVLATVAGGFATAVHESTLHQQDVIQQAVLRARDEAERELGASEARFRAVFSDSALGIAIGALDGTIEDANDAMVRIFRTTLDDLVGRTVFDLLDPEWAAAIRPACADLAHGTIDRLGEVTRTTTEDGSHVWTQLSASLVRRSSGPDEADGRRGSDYVVMLWEDITERHMLQEQLRRQATHDPLTGLANRTLLTLRLQDALTGTHDERRVGLCYFDLDGFKAINDSLGHPIGDDLLRATAQRLQATAAEVGALAARMGGDEFVVLVPDSAGPPAVLELVETLLREVLSPVRLGGHELTVSASVGVVERPVARTDAGELLRDADITLYRAKGEGKAQWVLFESDVDEASRRRFRLSATMPAALDDDEFYVEYRQARHHPGGELVAVEADVRWDHPELGELCSTEFLPLAQETGLVVRLGNWALRQICTHAFGWQQRLGDEAPTVAVTLSERHFRDPGLVGGLRSVLADTGLRPDKLCVVVPESVLFDEDDDPVDTVEILQGLGITLVVDGFGGDLRRLPRLRELRMNAVKISGPYVAGYAAEHGPDPLDEHVVRSLVRAAELLGFSVVADGVDDEAQAARLASDGVRIVQGEAAGSRVSAMEIELAVAAAC, encoded by the coding sequence GTGACCGGCGGGACGTTCGAGCGGCCTCGCCGGGAGGTCGCCGAAGCCTGGACGCGGGAGATCTTCGCGACGAGTTTCGTGCCGATGTCCCGCGTCGAGGTCGTCGACCTGTTGGACGCCGCGCTGGGCCGTCTCGTCGACGCGGTGGTCCTGCCGGTGTCCGCTCGCCGCGCAGGCGAGCAGCTCGGTAGCGATCTGGTGGGGTGGCATTTCCGCACTCCGGCCGCCCTGGAACGCAGCGTTCGGCTGCTCTCGGCGCGCCTGCCGGAGCTGATCGGCGAGTCGCCCGGCCGGGACAGCCGGATCGCGGACGTGCTCGCCACGGTGGCGGGCGGTTTCGCCACGGCCGTCCACGAGTCGACGTTGCACCAGCAGGACGTCATTCAGCAGGCGGTCCTGCGTGCCCGGGACGAGGCGGAACGGGAGCTCGGCGCCAGCGAGGCGCGGTTCCGTGCCGTGTTCAGCGACTCCGCACTGGGCATCGCCATCGGCGCGTTGGACGGCACCATCGAGGACGCCAACGACGCGATGGTGCGCATCTTTCGGACCACGCTCGACGACCTCGTGGGCCGGACCGTGTTCGACCTGCTGGACCCGGAGTGGGCGGCGGCGATCCGTCCGGCGTGCGCGGATCTTGCGCACGGCACGATCGACCGCCTCGGCGAAGTCACCCGCACCACGACCGAGGACGGCTCACACGTCTGGACCCAGCTCTCGGCGTCGCTGGTGCGCCGGTCGAGCGGACCGGACGAGGCCGACGGCCGCCGGGGCTCGGACTACGTGGTGATGCTCTGGGAGGACATCACCGAACGCCACATGCTCCAGGAGCAGCTGCGCAGGCAGGCGACTCACGACCCGCTCACCGGACTGGCCAACCGGACGCTGCTGACGCTGCGGTTGCAGGACGCGCTCACCGGCACTCACGACGAGCGCCGGGTCGGGCTCTGCTACTTCGACCTCGACGGTTTCAAGGCGATCAACGACAGCCTCGGGCACCCCATCGGCGACGACCTGCTGCGCGCGACTGCCCAACGGCTCCAGGCCACCGCCGCCGAGGTCGGCGCGCTCGCGGCGAGGATGGGCGGTGACGAGTTCGTGGTGCTCGTGCCGGACAGTGCCGGGCCGCCTGCGGTGCTCGAATTGGTCGAGACTCTGCTGCGGGAGGTGCTGAGCCCGGTACGCCTCGGCGGGCACGAACTCACCGTCTCGGCGAGCGTTGGCGTCGTCGAACGTCCCGTCGCCCGTACCGACGCAGGCGAGCTTCTCCGCGACGCCGACATCACGCTGTACCGCGCCAAGGGTGAGGGCAAGGCGCAGTGGGTGCTGTTCGAATCCGACGTCGACGAGGCTTCCCGTCGACGGTTCCGGCTGTCGGCGACGATGCCAGCGGCTCTCGACGACGACGAGTTCTACGTCGAGTACCGGCAGGCACGCCACCACCCGGGTGGCGAACTCGTGGCCGTCGAGGCGGACGTGCGCTGGGACCATCCGGAGCTCGGGGAACTGTGCTCGACGGAGTTCCTGCCGTTGGCACAGGAGACCGGACTCGTCGTCCGCCTCGGAAATTGGGCGCTGCGGCAGATCTGCACGCACGCCTTCGGGTGGCAGCAGCGGCTCGGGGACGAGGCGCCGACGGTGGCCGTCACGCTCTCGGAGCGACACTTCCGCGACCCGGGCCTGGTCGGTGGGCTGCGGTCCGTGCTCGCCGACACCGGACTCCGGCCGGACAAACTGTGCGTGGTGGTGCCGGAGTCGGTGCTCTTCGACGAGGACGACGACCCGGTCGACACGGTCGAGATCCTGCAGGGGCTCGGCATCACGCTCGTCGTCGACGGTTTTGGTGGCGACCTGCGCCGCTTGCCCCGGTTGCGGGAGCTGCGGATGAACGCGGTGAAGATTTCCGGGCCGTACGTGGCCGGCTATGCGGCCGAGCACGGGCCCGACCCGCTCGACGAACACGTCGTGCGCAGCCTCGTGCGCGCCGCAGAACTGCTCGGATTCTCGGTCGTGGCCGACGGCGTCGATGACGAGGCGCAGGCCGCTCGGCTGGCCTCGGACGGTGTGCGGATCGTGCAGGGCGAGGCCGCCGGGTCGCGCGTGTCCGCGATGGAGATCGAACTCGCCGTCGCTGCCGCGTGCTGA
- the pgsA gene encoding phosphatidylinositol phosphate synthase, which yields MLNFFTRASVSRLVDPIGHWLVRRGLSPNVVTVIGTVATAAAALWFYPRGELFVGTVVVTVFLFFDLLDGAMARTLNRATSFGAVLDASCDRIADAVLFGSLVWWALVVDDNESRGLGLLVCLGGAQVISYVKARAEANGLTADGGVAERAERFVVILVAVGLHGLGVPYVLDAAIWLLVLLIVLTVVQRLVRVHSPRART from the coding sequence ATGCTCAACTTCTTCACACGGGCTTCGGTGTCCCGGCTGGTCGATCCGATCGGCCACTGGCTCGTGCGTCGCGGGCTCTCGCCGAACGTGGTGACGGTGATCGGCACCGTCGCCACCGCCGCTGCCGCGCTGTGGTTCTACCCCCGGGGTGAGCTGTTCGTCGGCACGGTCGTGGTGACCGTGTTCCTGTTCTTCGACCTGCTCGACGGGGCGATGGCTCGCACCCTCAACCGCGCGACCAGCTTCGGTGCCGTGCTCGACGCCAGCTGCGACCGCATCGCCGACGCGGTGCTGTTCGGCTCGCTGGTGTGGTGGGCCCTGGTCGTGGACGACAATGAGTCGCGCGGGCTCGGGCTGCTCGTCTGCCTCGGCGGCGCGCAGGTGATCTCGTATGTGAAGGCCCGCGCGGAGGCCAACGGGCTGACCGCCGACGGCGGAGTGGCCGAGCGGGCGGAACGGTTCGTGGTGATCCTCGTCGCCGTCGGTCTGCACGGACTCGGCGTGCCCTACGTGCTCGACGCCGCGATCTGGCTGCTGGTGCTGCTGATCGTGCTCACCGTGGTGCAGCGGCTCGTGCGCGTGCACTCCCCAAGGGCCCGCACGTGA
- a CDS encoding SAM-dependent methyltransferase — protein sequence MRIATSEGAKMVEQPNWLPKGVDLEKPSAARCYDYYLGGAHNFAVDREFARQVQQIAPNVGELAQNNRAFLRRAVRYCVDNGIDQFLDLGSGIPTVGNVHEIAQRVNPSAKVVYVDNEPVAVAHSQTMLADNPNAAMVHADMLDVDTVFAAPQTRELLDLTKPVAVMMVAVMHFVGDDKQPQEVVRRYTERLAPGSYLGFSHVTGDHYRDELESAVSLYANSTNPLTLRSRGEVEGLLSDLDLIDPGVVYVPLWQPESPEDVWEDPSRSWIYAAVGRLP from the coding sequence ATGCGCATCGCGACGAGCGAAGGGGCGAAGATGGTGGAACAGCCGAACTGGCTACCGAAGGGTGTCGACCTGGAGAAGCCGAGCGCGGCTCGCTGCTACGACTACTACCTCGGTGGCGCGCACAATTTCGCCGTGGATCGCGAGTTCGCCCGGCAGGTGCAACAGATCGCGCCGAACGTGGGTGAGCTGGCCCAGAACAACCGCGCGTTCCTGCGCAGGGCGGTGCGCTACTGCGTCGACAACGGCATCGATCAGTTCCTCGACCTCGGCTCCGGCATCCCGACGGTGGGTAACGTCCACGAGATCGCGCAGCGGGTCAACCCGAGCGCGAAGGTCGTCTACGTCGACAACGAGCCGGTCGCGGTCGCGCACAGCCAGACCATGCTCGCCGACAACCCGAACGCCGCGATGGTGCACGCGGACATGCTCGACGTGGACACGGTGTTCGCCGCGCCGCAGACGCGCGAGTTGCTCGACCTGACGAAACCCGTCGCGGTCATGATGGTCGCGGTCATGCATTTCGTCGGCGACGACAAGCAGCCGCAGGAGGTCGTGCGGCGCTACACCGAGCGGCTCGCGCCCGGCAGTTACCTCGGGTTCTCGCACGTCACCGGCGACCACTACCGGGACGAACTCGAGTCGGCGGTGTCGCTGTACGCGAACAGCACCAATCCGCTGACGTTGCGCTCGCGTGGCGAGGTCGAAGGCTTGTTGTCGGATCTCGACCTGATCGATCCGGGCGTGGTCTACGTGCCCCTGTGGCAACCGGAATCTCCCGAGGACGTGTGGGAGGACCCGAGCCGGTCCTGGATCTACGCCGCGGTGGGTCGTCTGCCGTGA